TCCCAATGCGCTGCACAGTGACGCATTTTGCTCGATTCGGCCAGTGCTTTCTGGAAGCAAAGGCGGGGGTGGGGGTCACACAAAAGATTTGTAGGTGTACGCTGGGACCGCTTTTACAACAATTTGGGTCCTAGGTCCTGCTGGGGCTAAGAGTGAGCAATGGTGCCCGCCGGGTAAGGGCAGTCACGGTAGTCGGAAGTCCCGACCATAACCACTATCGGCCAGGTGGTCTGGCCGGGAGGAAAGAAGAATGAAAACAAAGAAGTTTGTCGCCAGAATTGGAGCTGCCGCACTCGGTACCACTCTGCTCGCAGGCACCGCAGGTGCGGCTATGGCAGCAGACGCCACTGAAGATGCAGAAGTTGAAATCGGAGTTGACATCAGCGCCCCCGCACCGACTGGTGCACTCTCCATGACCGTCGCAGCGAACGCGACCACCCTCACCGAGATAACATCCGCTGACCCTGCTCAAAGAGAGTTCCGGGGAACGCTGCCAACAGTCACCGTTGAGGACACCAGAACATTTGTCGAGGACGGGCTCTACTGGTACGTAACGGGACAGTCCTCTGCGTTCAGTGCCCCCGGAGTAGGAGACGTGATTGAGGCGGGTCACCTGGGATGGAGACCTGCCCTGGTAAGCGATGAGGAGACCGCTGAGGAAGACGGGGTCGTGGTGGGAGATGAAGTCATGACCGTCATGGATACCGCGACCCAGCCGGGTAACAACACTGGTCTTGTCGGGGAAGAACTCCTGGCACTGTCGCTCGATTCCGCCGGGTCTGCCACGGGAAGCTGGGAGGCAAACGCTGACCTATTCCTGAAGACAGGGGCGACTGTTGCTCCTGGTAACTACTCGGCAACTCTGACCCTCAGCCTGTGGGAGGACGCATACTAAGAGAAGCTGCGGCTTGACAGCGGGAGGAGAAACCAATCATCAACTTGAGAATAGACAGAGCGCCGCGACCAGCATTGCGGTTGGCCTCAGTGAGTTTGGTGCTGGCTCTTCTTGCACTTGTGGGCGCGGTGTTCGCTGCAGTTCCTGTTTTTGCAGCGGACACCGACCCGGTCAAATGGTCGCTGGTCCCCGCAGATTTGGAAGGCCCTGATGGGAGATCTTCAATTAGCCATGAGCTTGACCCGGGAGAAACAGTGGAAGAGTACCTTGCACTAACTAATCTTTCGGATCAGGAAGTGACTTTCCAGCTTCTTTCCTCAGACGGTTTTTTTAACAGAACTGGGCGGTTCGATACCCTTCCTTTGGGTGAAGAATCTACGGATGCGGGGACTTGGGTCTCCATTGACGAGTCAGTTGTGGTGCCAGCTGGGCAAACAGAACTTATCCCATTCTCACTGACCGTTCCTTTCGAGGCCGAACCGGGTGATCATGCCGCAGGCATTACCGCGTCAGTATTGTCCATTCAGACGGCGGACGATGGAACCAAAATGGGAGTTGAGAACCGAATCGGCGTCAGGGTAACCACTCGTGTCTCCGGGGAGCTAAACCCCAGCTTGGAGATTTCCGGGGTGAGGGGGGAATATCATCAGTCCTGGAATCCAACAAAGGCGGGAAGCGTTACCGTGACTTTTGATGTAAGTAATCGGGGTAATGTGCGACTTCTTGCTGAGGGGATAGTGAAAGTTCGCGGCCTTGAAATTGCGTATCCTGCTTCGGATGAGCACATTCAGGAATTGTTGCCGGGTGATTCACGCACGATCTCTGCCAGAGTGCCTGGAGTGTGGCCACTGTTTGTCGCCGCCACCGAAGTGGTTGCCGAACCAACCATGATCACTATGGACGGGGACAGTACTAAGTTGGCCCCAGTCACTGCCAACACCAGGATAATCACTATGCCCTGGCCGCAAATCGCGGTTGTGAGCGGCGTGACCTTACTTGTTGTAGCGCTGTTGTGGGAGCGGCTACGGTCGCGGCGTAAGCTATCCGCTCTTCTCTCTCAAGCCAGAGAAGAAGGGCGCCAGGAAGCCGCTAACTCTCAGGGAATTTTGTGAAATGGGCCGAAGAATTACTGGGTTATTGGTTGCGGTTCTTGGCTCCTTGTTCTTTTTGGGAGGCCCGGTTTACGGGGCTGACCCGGAAGAATCAGAATCCGTTTCCATCAGGGTGGAGATCTCCAGCTTGGAAACGGACGGGGAGGTAGAAACTGCCGTGCCGGATGAGCTGCCTGAGACGGGTGTCGGAGCGGGCGCCTGGATCTTCTGGACTCCGGTTGCTCTGGTGTCTGCGGGTACTTTGGCGCTACTTTATGCAGGCGAGATGAAAAGAAGAAAGTCAACCAGGCACCTGTGAGCGCTACGCGACCCTCTTGCACTCCCCTTGGGAGCGGAGAACAAGGAAAGCGTTAGTTGGCCGCCGAACACCTTTCGGTGCAGACGGCAATAGGTTTCAGTCGAAGAAGACAGGGTTCTTGCTCTCTGCGACGCGGTCCAACAGGTCCTGGATAGCCGGGCCGGGAGGCGCCAGGTTGTACTGGCGGCACTTTCGATTGCTGCGCCCCCAGTAGAGTTGCCAGTTCGGGTGTAGCGCAGCCAGGCAATTGGACATGATGGATTGGTCCTAGCCGCGCCAGGATGGACCTCCCTCACCGCGACGGCGTCGCCTTTCACCTGAGTTGGACCTCTGGGTCTGCTGAAGGTTTAGGTGACAGTTCCTAGTCATGCTGCGAGTGTTGCAGCTGGGACCATGATTGTTTCGTATTCGATTGGTGTCAACTTTGGGACTGTGGATTTAACGGTGTTTCCGGCTTGACACGCCGCGCGTGTTGCGTGGCGGGGAAGGTGCCGTGATGACGACGACACTGGGGTTTGTGAGTCCAAAGAAACATGATGATGATGACCGCTCTGCGGAGGCTGCTGCGGCGGCCGAGCTCGTCCGCTTGGCCAAAGAGCAGGGCCTTGCCCTGACGGGGCCGGACGGGTTGTTGAAGTTGTTCACGAAGAACGTGCTTGAGGCGGCGCTGAATGAGGAGATGACCGAGCATCTCGGGCATGAGAAGAACCGCGCCGATCCCGGGCGTGAGTCCTCGAACGTGCGTAACGGGACCAGGCAGAAGACGGTGCTGACCGAGGCGACTGGGCAGGTCACGATCGAGGTCCCGCGGGATCGTGACGGGTCGTTCGAGCCGCAGATCGTGAAGAAACGCCAACGCCGCCTAAACGGGGTAGAGGAGATCGTGTTGTCGTTGTATGCCAACGGGTTGACGACCGGTGAGATCAGCGCGCACTTCGCTCAGATCTATGGCGCCTCGGTCTCGAAGGAGACGATCTCCCGGATCACGGACAAGGTGATCGAGGAGATGAACGACTGGTCCGCTAGGCCACTGGACGAGGTCTATGCGGCAATCTTCATTGACGCGATTGTGGTGAAGATCCGTGATGGGCAGGTCGCCAACCGGCCCATCTATGCCGCGATCGGTGTCACCCTGGCCGGGGAAAAGGATGTTCTTGGGCTCTGGACCGGGTCTGGGGGTGAGGGTGCGAAGTTCTGGATGAGTGTCCTGACCGATATCAAGAACCGGGGCGTCAAAGACACGTTCTTCCGAGCCTGTCAGATTGTTTGTGTATGGCTTGATCTGAAAGGCTGTGCTGGCGTTGGATACACGAACGATTGATTTGGACGAGATCGATTTGATTGATAAGAACAGTGAGGCAACAAATCGTTTAGCGAAAGAGCTTGAGGATTCTGGGGCTCTGGCTGATTTGTTTGCCCGCATTGATAGCGGTGAAGTGGAACTAACAGGCGATGGCGGTCTCATTCCCGCACTGATCAAGACTGCTTTGGAACGCGGTTTAGAAGCGGAGATGACCTCGCATTTGGGTTACGCTGCGGGCGATCGGGAATCTAAGGAAGCCGTAGGGGCTGCGAACTCAAGGAATGGCTCATACCCTAAGTCAGTTGCCACCGAGGTAGGCCCGATTGAGGTCTCGATACCAAGGGACCGGGATGGTTCTTTCACCCCGCGCCTGGTCCCGAAAGGATCGCGGCGTCTGGGAGGCCTAGATGACATGATCATCAGCCTTTATGCGGGGGGAATGACGATAAGGGAAATCCAGTGGCACCTGAGCCAGACCATTGGCACTGACTTATCCCACGAGACGATCTCGAACATCACTGACGCCGTGTTAGAGGCCGTCCTGGAATGGCAAAAACGGCCCCTGGATGAGTTCTACCCCGTCATGTATCTAGACGCGATCCGCGTGAAAGTCAGGGATGGATCTCATGTGCGTTCTAAAGCCGCTCATATCGCCATTGGCGTTGACATGGACGGTGTCAAACACGTCCTGGGGATCTGGGTTCAAAACAACGAAGGCGCTAGTTTCTGGGCCTCGGTGTGCTCTAATCTGCGTAACCGCGGCGTAGCCGATGTCCTCATTGTTTGTTGTGATGGGCTCACCGGCCTGCCCGAAGCCGTGGAAGCTACCTGGCCTGAAACCATAGTCCAGACCTGCGTGGTGCACCTGATTCGCGCCTCGATGCGGTTCGTGAACTACCAAGACCGTAAAAAGGTCTCCGCAGCGCTTAGACCCATTTACACGGCCGTTGATGCCGACGCCGCGGCCGAAGCACTCAGCGCTTTCGCGAAGAGCGATCTGGGGGCAAAGAACCCCGCGACGGTGAGTACTTGGCAGTCAGCGTGGGACCGGTTCACCCCGTTCCTGGAGTTCCCCCCAGAGCTACGCCGCGTCATTTACACGACCAACGCGATCGAGTCACTGAACTACCAGCTACGCAAAATCAGTAAGAACCGCGGCCAGTTCCCAAACGATGAAGCGGCAGTGAAACTGCTATGGCTTGGGATCTGCAACATCGAAGACAAAAGAGCGGCCGAAAGACAACGAGATAAAGGAAAGAGAGGTAAAGACCGAAAAGCATCAGGAAGACTAATCCAAGGACATGTAACCACCAACTGGAAACAAGCCCTAGCCCAACTCGCAGTCGCCTACCCCGACCGCGTCAACCCCCACATTTACTAACCCCCAAACACAAACTATTTGACAAGCTCGTTCTTCCTCGTCTGTGACGGACTCAAGGGCCTACCCGAAGTCGTTGGCAACGTGTGGCCACTGACGACGGTGCAGACTTGCATCATCCACCTAATCCGTAACACCTTCCGGTTGGCATCGAAGAAGGACTGGGATGCCCTCAAACGTGACGTGAAGCCGATCTATACCGCACCGAACCACAACGCCGCCCGGGCAGCCCTGGATGACCTCGATGAGAAGTGGGGCAAAAAGTACGCGGCGATCATCCGCCTCTGGGAGAACGCGTGGGAGGAGTTCATTCCCTTCCTAGATTATGACGTCGAGATCCGAAAGGTGATCTGCTCAACCAACGCGATAGAATCCCTCAATTCCAGATACGGCAGAGCGGTTCGAGCCAGGGGGCATTTCCCGACAGAACAGGCGGCACTAAAGTGCCTGTATCTTGTCACTAGATCACTCGACCCGACAGGTGCGGGACGAGTCCGATGGACAATGCGATGGAAGCCCGCTCTCAACGCATTCGCCATAACCTTCGCACACCGCTGGCCGGCCGCGGAGACCTACTAAATAAAACCGCCGGAAACACCGTTCCTGAAACAGTCCCCTCGTCCCCAGAGACGCACCTTGATAGGCGCCCAACGCATCAAAGTCGCGCGGGCCATCCAGGACCTGGAGACCCGTAGCTGCCTAGCCCACCGAGTCCACGACTACCTACAAACCCAGCCGCCCCTAGACTACACGCCCCAAGCGTGGAACGTGCTCGTCGAGGAAGCTGAGATAAGCACGGACGGCACGGTTACGATTCGGTTCAAAGACGAACCGAGAGTCTGACCGGTCGGCCACCTGAAGCGAGCAAGGTCTCGCGAAGACCTACCGCAGCCCGGTGAGGGTGATCCGAAGTGCCATGGTCGCAAGCGCATCGTCCACTGTTTAGAACTCTGCGAACGACAGCATGCCTGTTTCAACCAGGGTCGATTTGTCGTTTGCAACCATCTGCACCCAAGTTGAAACCCCTGGCCCGAAATTGAAACCCCTGGCCCTTCCGGCCAAGAATTTGAATACACCCTGTATTCAACTTTGAGGGGTGCAAGGCATTGGTCGGGCAAAATTGGTCTGCCGAGGGCCTGTCCAGAGTCATTTCTTGCCTGGCTAGGCTCTCTCGGGCGAGCATGCCGACCGCCAAAAACCGCGGAACAACGCGGAAAACTGGGGATAGGCGTTCAGGGGATCAATCGGTTACGGCTTGATGCTCCTATTGTGTGTCAAGCGGCTTTTTGCTGTTCTGGCGTGAGCGTGATCACTTGGGTTTGGTTGGTTTGGAGCCAGTCGTGGTATTTGCCGCGAAGTTCGAGCGCTGGGAATCTGTCTCTTTCGATATCGCTGATCCTAGATGGCCAGGTTCCGAGGATTTTAGCGACCTGGGGTCGGGTAAAACCCTGCGCCTCGCGTTGTGCTCGTAGTTCCGATCCCACAACGGGCTGCTTGATGGTCTCGGGTTTGACCAGTGCCCGATAGATCTCGCGACATATAAAGCGTTTGAGCTGGCGAAGAATCTCCTTCTTCCCCTTCCCCCGCTGGGTCTGTTTCTCCACATAAGCACGTGTTTCCCGGTGGGATGACATACGTACCAGAGCTATTCGATGCAAAGCCCTGTTTGCGCGCCGGTCCCCGCCCCGATTCAACCGGTGACGGTTAGTTTTACCACTGGAAGCAGGGATGGGACAGGCGCCGCAGAGCTTCGCGAAAGCCGCTTCGGAACGGATCCGCTCAGGGTTATCGCCAGCGGTGACAGCCAAGTCGGCCGCAGCGACGACACCGACCCCGTAAATAGCCAGCAGGGCACGGTAATGGTCCTCAAGGATGACCCGCATTTGTTCCTCAAGCCTGCCAGCTTCTTCTTTGAGGTCACCGTATGTTTGCGCCATAGACCTCAAAGCAGACAGGACATGATAATCAGTACCAGCATGGTCCCTCATGCCGGGCCTACAAGCGGCAAGAGCTGCAATGGTTTTCTCTGTGGTCTTCTGGGCGTATTTCTCACGCAAAGACACGGGCGCGGTAACGACAAGAGCTAGGACTGCGTTCGATATTGCCGTCATCATCCCAACGTACTTATCGCGAGCGGCATGAAGATACCTGAGCGATTCAGCGTGTCCGACACCGTTTTTCGGGACCGACACCCCTCGGCCACTCATCAAAGTTCGAGCCGCTTCTACCGCGTCAATCGGGTCAGACTTACCATCCATACGCCGCACCCGCCGGGCAGGACGCAACACCTCAAAAACCTCAAAGCCAGCAGTCTGCAGGGTTCTAGACAACCCCGCTCCATACGAGTTTGTCCCTTCCACACCAACCCGAAATTGTGCCGGTCTCCCCAGGCATACAAGCCCTTCCACCACTTCCTGATATCCAGTCTTGGTTGCCGGATACGTGCCAGTCATCAAGGTCCTACCAGCGGCATCAAGGACCGCAACAGTGTGGGTTTCACTGTGAGTGTCTATTCCCACCCAGAACTCCACTTCAGGGACACCACCGTCCAAGATGAATACTTCCTGATTCCTCATGATCTTCCACTCCCTCCATGCGAAACGTGACTTCAGTTGTCACTGGAGGACCATCAGGAGCAGACAAGACGTTGACGGGACAGCTACCATGAGAAATGCGAGTAACTCACGGGAGCATCACGCTCCTATGAGGTCATGTCTCCCATGGCCTCCAGGTAGTGGCTCGGGGCGGACATATCAAGCGAAGGACAGGCCCCTCGGGACCGTCAGTATCCAATCGGGTCACGCCCCGAGCCCACCATCAGTGTCCCAGAAGAGCCGCCCGCAGAAGACGGGTCACGCACAGAAACCAACTACCCGACAAGTATCAACGTATCCATTCCGTTGTCCTAGTGGAGCGGGCGACGGGATCCCCTACTGCCTCCGGCAGCGGGGGCCCACTCGATTACTGTCACACACATGGTGTCTGAAAAACACTCTGCGGGTGTCCTCCAGACACCATCAGATGTTAAGTGACCCTTTCGGATAAATCGACGTTTAGGCAAACGTCAAAAGGTATGCCGTTCTGAGTGGTCCTCGTCAAAAGGTTAGCGGCAACGTCAAGAGGTTGGGCAAATCGTGTATGGTTGTGGCGTATTCGGGGAGTGGTGGGGTAACGGCTCCGTGGGGTTGCTTGCTTTTCGGTGATGTTTTCATCGCTGATAGCAGTGCGTTTTGATATGCGTTCAGATTGCTTGAGCGGAGATCGCTATGCATCGGCGCGGGAACACCCAGCATAGTGTCCTCTTGGATGATATCAGATGCCCCGGGAGAGACTAGCTAAGTTCCGCGATGGCATCGAGGAGCTTTTGGGCATCCTTGGTGATCAGTGGAGACACGCTGTCTTTGTATCGGTCAGGATCGAGATCCTGAATTCTTTCTTTTAGTATCTCGTGGAGCTCAGGTTTGAAATCAATCAGGTGATGGAGGGCAGCCAAACCCATCCGTACTGCTGTCGGCTTCTCGTCATCGAGAAAATCGAGGACTCTCTCAATGCTTCGGTTAATGCGGTTGTCGGTGTCCCACCGCGCTTGCCTACAGATAAGGCGAAAACCACGCACGCGAATCACATATTTCTCGCTGTCAAGCATCGAAATAAACTCATCTAGATGCGGGTAAAGTTCGGGGCTCTCATCGCTGAGTGCTTCCAACCTTTTTAGTTTGTCATATCCCTCCCGTGTGCCCTTAGCGTAGAGAACCTGGAGCAACTCTGGCATTGACGACCTCCTTGTCGATATGTGTCCTGCCAATAGTAGTGCGAGCGAGAATATTCCTTGTGGTCATTTGTTCTACGAACGCGATTGAGAGCCTGAGTGCTAGGTTCCAAAGGTTGGTACGATCCGGGGACCGTTTCCCGACTGAGCAGTAGTACCACTGAAATGCCTACACCTCACCATTCGTTAACGATCACTTTCGCTGGCGGTTGGCCAGACGCAAAAGACCAACAAAAATGAAGGCGCTACTCACACAGTTCCCTAGATACTTCCGGCATCGTCGCCTTTTGTGGTCTCATTTTTTGTGCTTA
The sequence above is a segment of the Actinomycetaceae bacterium MB13-C1-2 genome. Coding sequences within it:
- a CDS encoding IS110 family transposase, producing the protein MRNQEVFILDGGVPEVEFWVGIDTHSETHTVAVLDAAGRTLMTGTYPATKTGYQEVVEGLVCLGRPAQFRVGVEGTNSYGAGLSRTLQTAGFEVFEVLRPARRVRRMDGKSDPIDAVEAARTLMSGRGVSVPKNGVGHAESLRYLHAARDKYVGMMTAISNAVLALVVTAPVSLREKYAQKTTEKTIAALAACRPGMRDHAGTDYHVLSALRSMAQTYGDLKEEAGRLEEQMRVILEDHYRALLAIYGVGVVAAADLAVTAGDNPERIRSEAAFAKLCGACPIPASSGKTNRHRLNRGGDRRANRALHRIALVRMSSHRETRAYVEKQTQRGKGKKEILRQLKRFICREIYRALVKPETIKQPVVGSELRAQREAQGFTRPQVAKILGTWPSRISDIERDRFPALELRGKYHDWLQTNQTQVITLTPEQQKAA
- a CDS encoding IS256 family transposase, with product MDLIDKNSEATNRLAKELEDSGALADLFARIDSGEVELTGDGGLIPALIKTALERGLEAEMTSHLGYAAGDRESKEAVGAANSRNGSYPKSVATEVGPIEVSIPRDRDGSFTPRLVPKGSRRLGGLDDMIISLYAGGMTIREIQWHLSQTIGTDLSHETISNITDAVLEAVLEWQKRPLDEFYPVMYLDAIRVKVRDGSHVRSKAAHIAIGVDMDGVKHVLGIWVQNNEGASFWASVCSNLRNRGVADVLIVCCDGLTGLPEAVEATWPETIVQTCVVHLIRASMRFVNYQDRKKVSAALRPIYTAVDADAAAEALSAFAKSDLGAKNPATVSTWQSAWDRFTPFLEFPPELRRVIYTTNAIESLNYQLRKISKNRGQFPNDEAAVKLLWLGICNIEDKRAAERQRDKGKRGKDRKASGRLIQGHVTTNWKQALAQLAVAYPDRVNPHIY
- a CDS encoding DUF3024 domain-containing protein, with the protein product MSNCLAALHPNWQLYWGRSNRKCRQYNLAPPGPAIQDLLDRVAESKNPVFFD